In Papaver somniferum cultivar HN1 chromosome 1, ASM357369v1, whole genome shotgun sequence, a genomic segment contains:
- the LOC113326899 gene encoding berberine bridge enzyme-like 8 has product MGISRSSILVSFLFSFLAGFSVSIGTSSSIHKDFFYCLSHHSKTNAIPIYTPKSSNYSSILQSNIANFRFNSSSTRKPDLIITPLQESHIQAAVICSRKYGLQIKVRSGGHDFEGLSYISDVPFIIVDMFNLRSIEVDVKHKQAWVQSGATLGEVYYRIAEKSKTLAFPAGPAATVGVGGHLSGGGYGYMLRKHGMAADNVINARIIDVHGRLLNKRTMGKDLFWAIRGGGGGNFGIVVAWKIRLVSVPRNVTVFSVNRNLAQGVTNIVHRWQEVSHQLPPELVILVILTAANSAPKGEKTIVATFSSMFLGDAKKLQKLMKKSFPELGLESKDCTEMSWIQSVLFLDGMFLDGVPTSVDILLKRTKPKLFFKVKSDYVKKPIPQIGLEGLWERLFKEEQTMSVLVPYGGRMNEISESKIPYAHRDGNIFKIVYMGYWIREEEPSEKYIDRVRRLYEYMTPYVSKSPREAYVNYRDLDLGQNKNGTTTYLEAKVWGEKYYKGNFNRLVHVKTKVDPNNFFRHEQSIPSIAY; this is encoded by the coding sequence ATGGGCATTTCAAGATCTTCAATATTGGTGTCGTTTCTGTTCTCATTCCTAGCCGGATTCTCAGTTTCTATAGGTACATCCAGTTCAATTCATAAAGACTTTTTTTATTGCCTTTCCCATCATTCCAAGACAAATGCTATCCCAATCTACACACCTAAGAGTTCAAATTATTCATCCATCTTGCAATCAAATATAGCAAACTTCAGATTCAATTCATCCAGTACTCGTAAACCAGATTTAATAATAACTCCTTTACAAGAATCTCATATTCAAGCAGCTGTAATCTGTTCTAGGAAGTACGGTCTTCAGATTAAAGTTCGAAGTGGGGGGCATGACTTCGAAGGTCTCTCCTACATATCTGATGTTCCGTTTATAATTGTTGATATGTTCAATCTCAGATCAATCGAAGTCGACGTAAAGCATAAACAAGCATGGGTTCAATCTGGTGCAACCCTTGGCGAAGTGTATTACAGAATTGCAGAAAAAAGTAAGACTCTCGCTTTTCCTGCAGGTCCTGCTGCAACTGTAGGTGTTGGTGGACACCTGAGTGGAGGTGGGTATGGCTACATGCTTAGAAAACATGGCATGGCAGCCGATAACGTAATTAATGCTCGAATAATCGACGTTCATGGTAGACTTCTTAACAAAAGAACTATGGGAAAGGATTTGTTTTGGGCCATAAGAGGGGGCGGTGGAGGGAACTTTGGTATCGTTGTTGCATGGAAGATAAGGCTGGTTTCCGTTCCACGCAATGTAACGGTTTTTTCAGTTAACAGAAACTTAGCACAAGGTGTAACGAATATCGTTCATAGGTGGCAAGAAGTTTCACACCAACTTCCTCCAGAACTCGTTATTCTTGTAATATTAACAGCAGCAAATTCTGCTCCGAAAGGGGAGAAAACGATAGTCGCTACATTCAGCTCCATGTTTCTTGGGGATGCCAAGAAGCttcaaaaattaatgaaaaaGAGTTTCCCTGAGCTGGGTTTGGAGAGCAAAGATTGTACTGAAATGAGCTGGATTCAGTCTGTACTATTCTTGGACGGAATGTTCTTGGATGGAGTTCCCACTTCCGTCGACATCTTACTGAAGAGGACTAAGCCGAAGTTGTTCTTTAAGGTGAAATCTGATTATGTGAAAAAACCCATCCCACAAATCGGATTAGAAGGGCTGTGGGAAAGACTATTCAAAGAGGAGCAAACTATGTCGGTCCTCGTCCCTTACGGCGGAAGGatgaatgagatttcagaatCTAAAATCCCTTACGCACATAGAGACGGCAACATATTCAAGATTGTTTACATGGGTTACTGGATTCGtgaggaggaaccatccgaaaaATACATCGATCGCGTAAGACGACTGTATGAGTACATGACTCCATATGTTTCCAAGTCACCTAGAGAAGCATACGTTAACTATAGAGATCTAGATCTTGGTCAAAACAAGAATGGCACAACAACTTACTTAGAAGCTAAGGTTTGGGGTGAAAAGTATTACAAGGGTAACTTCAACAGGTTGGTGCATGTGAAGACCAAAGTTGATCCAAACAACTTCTTTCGACACGAACAAAGTATTCCAAGTATAGCATACTAG
- the LOC113326894 gene encoding berberine bridge enzyme-like 8 codes for MSFICTTKPIPAKMSITSSNSSLILISLLLSFFVYLEASSSTHGNFLQCLYYHSNVSIPVYTPKDSNYSTILQSTLGSLRLNSSATPKPFLIVTPLTESHVQTAVICSKNHGIQIKVRSGGHDFEGLSYISDVPFIIVDLFNLREVNVDVKDKIAWVQSGATTGELYYKIAKKSNTLAFPAGMCTTVGIGGHFSGGGYGSMLRKYGTAGDNVIDARIVDVHGRILNRKSMGDGLFWAIRGGGGGSFGIVLSWKIRLVSVPPTVTVFSVGKTLAERATSLVRKWQKVAHKLPHDLFIMLGVGVVDSTPTGNKTILTTFTSLFLGDSKKLQTVMKERFPELGLEAKDCIEMSWLRSVLFLDGLPTNGSIDILVNRPQPQSYFKVKSDYVKQPISQIGLGKIWERTLKDEQNGMMFMPYGGRMSQIAESETPFSHRNGTLFKIIYLVYWDAKQDATSQKYINQIRRMYEFMTPYVSKSPREAYVNYRDLDLGQTSKNGTASYSQAKVWGTKYFKDNFDRLVYVKTKVDPDNFFRHEQSIPSIAY; via the coding sequence ATGTCCTTTATATGTACAACAAAGCCGATACCAGCAAAAATGAGTATCACATCATCAAACTCTTCCTTAATCTTAATTTCACTATTATTGTCTTTCTTTGTCTACCTTGAAGCTTCAAGCTCAACTCATGGCAACTTTCTTCAATGCCTTTATTATCATTCTAATGTTTCCATCCCGGTCTACACCCCAAAAGATTCTAATTATTCAACCATATTGCAATCCACTTTGGGAAGCCTGAGACTCAATTCATCCGCCACTCCTAAACcttttttaatagtaacacctctgaCAGAATCCCATGTTCAAACAGCTGTGATTTGTTCTAAAAATCATGGAATTCAGATTAAAGTTCGAAGTGGAGGTCATGACTTTGAGGGACTTTCATATATATCAGATGTTCCATTCATTATTGTTGATTTGTTTAATCTCCGAGAAGTAAATGTGGATGTAAAGGATAAAATCGCATGGGTTCAATCTGGTGCAACCACAGGTGAACTCTATTACAAAATTGCAAAGAAAAGCAACACTCTCGCCTTTCCTGCAGGAATGTGCACAACTGTAGGTATTGGTGGGCACTTTAGTGGAGGTGGGTATGGGTCTATGTTAAGGAAATACGGCACCGCAGGCGACAATGTCATTGATGCCCGAATAGTTGATGTTCATGGTAGAATACTCAACAGAAAATCTATGGGAGATGGCTTGTTTTGGGCCATCAGGGGAGGGGGTGGAGGTAGCTTTGGAATTGTCCTTTCATGGAAGATCAGGTTAGTTTCGGTTCCACCGACTGTAACTGTTTTTTCAGTAGGTAAAACTTTAGCAGAGCGTGCAACTTCACTGGTTCGTAAGTGGCAAAAAGTCGCACACAAACTTCCTCACGACCTCTTTATAATGCTCGGGGTAGGTGTAGTGGATTCTACTCCAACAGGAAATAAAACAATCCTAACAACATTTACCTCTTTGTTTCTGGGGGATTCCAAGAAGCTTCAAACTGTGATGAAAGAAAGATTTCCAGAGTTGGGTTTGGAGGCTAAGGATTGTATCGAAATGAGCTGGCTTAGATCTGTACTCTTCTTAGATGGCCTTCCTACTAATGGTTCTATTGATATTTTAGTGAATAGGCCTCAACCGCAGTCATACTTTAAGGTAAAATCTGATTACGTGAAACAACCCATTTCACAAATTGGGTTAGGAAAGATATGGGAAAGAACATTAAAAGATGAGCAAAACGGAATGATGTTTATGCCTTATGGTGGAAGGATGAGTCAGATTGCTGAATCTGAAACTCCTTTCTCACACAGAAATGGAACCTTATTTAAGATTATATACTTAGTATATTGGGATGCAAAACAGGATGCAACATCTCAAAAGTATATTAATCAGATCAGAAGAATGTACGAATTCATGACACCTTATGTTTCCAAGTCTCCAAGAGAAGCATATGTCAATTATAGAGATCTCGATTTAGGCCAAACCAGCAAAAATGGCACAGCTAGTTACTCACAAGCTAAGGTTTGGGGCACCAAGTACTTCAAGGATAACTTTGACAGATTAGTATACGTGAAGACCAAAGTCGATCCGGACAATTTCTTTAGACACGAACAAAGTATTCCGAGTATTGCATATTGA
- the LOC113282168 gene encoding berberine bridge enzyme-like 8, with translation MRTSLLLLVSILLSFFILFSKSSATSSSTHEDFLKCISLHSDTSIPIYTPKSANYSSILHSTISFIRFNTSITPKPFLILTPLKESHVQTVVICSRKHGIQIKVRSGGHDFEGLSYTSDIPFIIVDLFNLREINVDVKGKEAWVQSGATLGELYYKIAEKSKTLAFPAGICPTVGFGGYISGGGYGAMFRKYGTAGDNVIDARIVDVHGRILNRKSMGEGLFWAIRGGGGGSFGIVLSWKIRLVSVPPTVTVFRVDKTLAEGALSLVHKWQDIAHRLPKELLIFLSLRVMNATTKGEKTIRASFRSLFLGDAKKLKIVMKATFPELSDSNAFIEMSWIQSVLFLEGLPYNSSIDILGKLPQTKLNFKGKLDYVRQPISQTGLKLISKRLLNDEQNVLVLMPYGGRMNEISESETPFPHRNGTLFHIFYMASPNEKQVPTSEEYIDQLRRMYKFMTPYVSKSPRGAYVNYRDLDLGKISRNGTASYSQAKVWGTKYFKGNFDRLVKVKTKVDPDNFFRTEQSIPSTAF, from the coding sequence ATGAGAACATCTCTCTTACTATTAGTTTcaatattgttatctttctttatcttATTCTCGAAATCGTCTGCAACCTCAAGCTCCACCCATGAAGATTTTCTTAAATGCATTTCTCTTCACTCTGATACTTCCATTCCAATCTACACCCCAAAAAGTGCTAACTATTCATCTATCCTGCACTCCACTATTTCATTCATAAGATTCAATACATCCATCACTCCCAAACCCTTTCTTATACTAACACCTCTGAAAGAGTCGCATGTTCAAACCGTTGTAATTTGTTCTAGAAAGCATGGAATTCAGATAAAAGTTCGAAGTGGGGGGCATGACTTTGAAGGACTTTCATATACATCAGATATCCCGTTTATTATTGTTGATTTGTTCAATCTTCGAGAAATAAATGTGGATGTAAAGGGTAAGGAAGCATGGGTTCAGTCGGGTGCAACCCTTGGTGAACTTTATTACAAAATAGCAGAGAAAAGCAAGACTCTCGCCTTTCCTGCAGGGATTTGTCCAACTGTAGGTTTCGGTGGATACATTAGTGGAGGAGGATATGGAGCCATGTTTAGGAAATATGGAACCGCAGGTGATAATGTTATTGATGCTCGAATAGTGGACGTTCATGGACGGATACTCAACAGAAAATCCATGGGAGAAGGCTTGTTTTGGGCCATTAGGGGTGGTGGTGGAGGTAGCTTTGGAATTGTCCTTTCTTGGAAGATCAGATTAGTATCGGTTCCACCTACTGTAACTGTCTTTAGAGTGGACAAAACCTTAGCAGAAGGTGCATTGTCTCTTGTTCATAAGTGGCAGGATATTGCACACAGACTTCCGAAAGAACTTCTCATATTTCTCTCATTACGTGTAATGAATGCAACTACGAAAGGTGAAAAAACAATCAGAGCATCATTCAGGTCCCTGTTTCTTGGAGATGCTAAGAAGCTTAAAATTGTAATGAAAGCGACATTTCCTGAGTTGAGTGACAGTAACGCTTTTATTGAAATGAGTTGGATTCAATCTGTACTCTTCTTAGAAGGACTTCCTTATAACAGTTCAATTGATATTTTGGGGAAGTTGCCACAAACGAAGTTAAACTTTAAGGGAAAATTAGATTACGTGAGACAACCTATTTCCCAAACTGGTCTTAAATTGATATCCAAAAGATTGCTTAATGATGAGCAAAATGTTTTGGTTCTTATGCCTTATGGTGGAAGAATGAATGAGATTTCTGAATCTGAAACTCCCTTCCCACATAGAAACGGAACCTTATTTCATATCTTTTACATGGCGTCTCCCAACGAAAAACAGGTTCCTACATCTGAAGAATATATTGATCAACTAAGAAGAATGTATAAATTCATGACACCTTATGTTTCCAAGTCTCCAAGAGGAGCATATGTCAATTATAGAGATCTTGATTTgggaaaaataagtagaaatggCACAGCTAGTTATTCACAAGCTAAGGTTTGGGGCACCAAGTACTTCAAGGGTAACTTTGATAGATTGGTAAAAGTGAAGACCAAGGTTGATCCAGACAATTTCTTCAGAACAGAACAAAGTATCCCAAGTACTGCGTTTTAA
- the LOC113275498 gene encoding berberine bridge enzyme-like 8: protein MRTTSLRSYLLLLSFFVILSNSLGSSSSPHVYFLKCISLHSNTSIPIYTPKNANYSSILQSKIGMLRFNSSTTPKPFLILTPLEESHVQAAVICSRKHGIQIKVRSGGHDFEGLSYTSDVPFIVVDLFNLREVNVDVKGKVAWVQSGATTGELYYRIAQKSNILAFPAAVCTTVGIGGYISGGGYGAMLRKFGTAGDNVIDARIVDVHGKILNRNSMGEGLFWAIRGGGGGSFGVVLSWKLKLVSVPPSITVFSVDKTLAEGALSLVHKWQDIAHRLPQELIVFLSIGVVNATTYCSNG, encoded by the coding sequence ATGAGAACTACTTCATTAAGATCTTACttactattgttatctttctttgtcATACTCTCGAATTCGCTTGGAAGCTCAAGCTCACCGCATGTCTATTTCCTTAAATGCATTTCTCTTCATTCTAATACATCCATCCCGATCTACACCCCAAAAAATGCTAACTATTCATCTATCCTGCAATCCAAAATTGGAATGCTAAGATTCAATTCATCCACCACTCCAAAACCCTTTCTTATATTAACACCTCTAGAAGAATCACATGTTCAAGCCGCTGTTATTTGTTCCAGAAAacatgggattcagattaaagtTCGAAGTGGGGGTCATGATTTTGAAGGACTTTCGTATACATCAGATGTTCCATTCATTGTTGTTGATTTGTTCAATCTTCGTGAAGTAAATGTGGATGTAAAGGGTAAAGTAGCATGGGTTCAATCTGGTGCAACCACAGGTGAACTCTATTATAGAATTGCCCAAAAAAGCAACATTCTCGCATTTCCTGCAGCGGTTTGCACAACTGTAGGTATTGGTGGTTACATTAGCGGAGGTGGGTACGGGGCTATGTTAAGGAAATTTGGGACTGCAGGTGATAATGTCATTGATGCTCGAATAGTGGATGTGCATGGTAAGATACTCAACAGAAACTCCATGGGAGAAGGCTTGTTCTGGGCCATTAGGGGAGGCGGCGGAGGAAGTTTTGGAGTTGTCCTTTCATGGAAGCTCAAATTAGTATCCGTTCCACCTTCGATAACTGTTTTTAGTGTGGACAAAACCTTAGCAGAAGGTGCATTGTCTCTTGTTCATAAGTGGCAAGATATTGCACATAGACTTCCTCAAGAGCTTATCGTATTTCTCTCAATAGGTGTGGTGAATGCTACTAcatactgttcaaatgga
- the LOC113326889 gene encoding berberine bridge enzyme-like 8: protein MKQANMRTSFLLLVSTLLSFFLLFSKSSATLSSTHGVFLKCISLHSDISTPIYTPKNANYSSVLQSTMAMLRFNTSSTPKPFLILTPLKESHVQIAVICSRKHGIQMKVRSGGHDFEGLSYVSDVPFIIVDLSNLREVDVDVKGKIAWVQSGATTGELYYEIAKKSNTLAFPAAICTTVGFGGFISGGGYGAMLRRYGTAGDNVIDARIVDVHGRILDRKSMGEGLFWAIRGGGGGSFGIVLSWKLKLVLVPPTVTVFRVDKTLAEGALSLVHKWQDIAHRLPQELIIFLSLRVHATTTGEKTITASFRSLFLGDAKKLKIVMDATFPELSHSKDFIEMSWIQSVLFLDGLPFNSSIDILGRLPQAKSNFKGKSDYVRQPISQTDLELILKRLLNDEQNTMVFMPYGGRMSEISESKTPFPHRNGTLFKILYIAAPNGEQGATSDEYINQLRRMYEFMTPYVSKSPREAYVNYRDLDLGETSKNGTASYSQAKVWGIKYFKGNFDRLVYVKTKVDPDNFFRTEQSIPSIAQ from the coding sequence ATGAAACAAGCAAATATGAGAACATCTTTCTTACTATTAGTTTcaacattgttatctttctttctcTTATTCTCGAAATCGTCTGCAACTTTAAGCTCAACGCATGGGGTTTTCCTGAAATGCATTTCCCTTCATTCTGATATTTCTACCCCAATCTACACCCCAAAAAATGCCAACTATTCATCTGTCCTGCAATCCACTATGGCAATGCTAAGATTCAATACATCCTCCACTCCCAAACCTTTTCTTATATTGACACCTTTGAAAGAATCTCATGTTCAAATCGCCGTAATTTGTTCTAGAAAGCATGGAATTCAAATGAAAGTTCGAAGTGGAGGCCATGACTTTGAAGGACTTTCATATGTATCAGATGTTCCATTCATTATCGTCGATTTATCAAATCTTCGAGAAGTAGATGTGGATGTAAAAGGTAAAATAGCTTGGGTTCAATCTGGTGCAACTACAGGTGAACTGTATTATGAAATTGCCAAGAAAAGCAACACTCTCGCCTTCCCTGCTGCCATTTGCACAACTGTAGGTTTCGGTGGGTTCATTAGTGGAGGTGGGTACGGGGCCATGCTAAGAAGGTACGGAACTGCAGGTGATAATGTTATTGATGCTCGAATTGTGGATGTTCATGGTCGAATACTCGACAGAAAATCCATGGGAGAAGGCTTGTTTTGGGCCATccgtggaggtggtggaggtagCTTTGGAATTGTCCTTTCATGGAAGCTCAAATTAGTATTGGTTCCACCAACTGTAACAGTTTTCAGAGTAGACAAAACCTTAGCAGAAGGTGCGTTATCTCTTGTTCATAAGTGGCAAGATATTGCACATAGGCTTCCTCAAGAACTTATCATATTTCTATCATTACGTGTGCATGCTACTACAACTGGTGAAAAAACAATTACAGCATCATTTAGGTCCCTATTTCTTGGGGATGCTAAGAAGCTTAAAATTGTGATGGATGCGACATTTCCTGAGTTGAGTCATAGTAAGGATTTCATCGAAATGAGTTGGATTCAATCGGTACTTTTCTTGGATGGACTTCCTTTTAACAGTTCAATTGATATTCTAGGGAGGTTGCCACAAGCTAAGTCAAACTTTAAGGGAAAATCTGACTATGTGAGACAACCCATTTCGCAAACTGATCtagaattgatattgaaaagatTGCTAAATGATGAGCAAAATACTATGGTTTTTATGCCTTATGGTGGAAGAATGAGTGAGATTTCAGAATCTAAAACTCCATTCCCCCATAGAAATGGAACCTTATTTAAAATTCTTTACATTGCTGCTCCAAACGGAGAACAGGGGGCGACATCTGACGAGTATATTAATCAGCTAAGAAGAATGTATGAATTCATGACTCCTTATGTTTCCAAGTCTCCAAGAGAAGCATACGTCAATTATAGAGATCTTGACTTGGGTGAAACAAGTAAAAATGGCACTGCCAGTTACTCACAAGCTAAGGTTTGGGGCATCAAGTACTTCAAGGGTAACTTTGACAGATTAGTATATGTGAAGACCAAAGTTGATCCAGACAATTTCTTCAGAACCGAACAAAGTATCCCAAGTATTGCGCAGTAA